Proteins encoded together in one Altererythrobacter epoxidivorans window:
- the tig gene encoding trigger factor, which yields MQIKETANEGLKRAYQITIKAKEIAEKIEAEVKKLAPQVKMPGFRPGKVPANLIKKMHGEQLHAQTLNDVIRDSVDGLMRDKELRPAMQPKIDLGEGYEEGKDAEITVELEVLPTIEAPTVDGLKLERLTVPVSDEAVDDAVKSIAGQNKAYKDAPKTKKAADGDQLIIDFTGRLGDEEFEGGKAEDAPLVIGSGQFIPGFEEQLVGVKTGDEKTITVTFPEDYPAENLKGQEAQFDIKVKQVKVETETKVDDEFAKQLGIDSLDKLKELLRGQLEQQTAGLTRTQMKRQLLDTLAAGHDFDVPEGMVDAEFQQIWAQLQQEASREENPQEALKEIQEERDDYRKIAERRVRLGLLLSEIGQANGVEVTGQEMSMLIQQAAQQYRPEDRDRFIQYVQQEPMAAAQLRAPLYEDKVVDFLFDKAEITDREVTQEELEAAIEAEESAEAKPAAKKKAPAKKKAAAKKDDADKKPAAKKAAAKKDEGEKKPAAKKAPAKKAAAKKDEGEKKPAAKKAPAKKAAAKK from the coding sequence ATGCAGATCAAGGAAACCGCCAACGAAGGCCTCAAGCGCGCCTATCAGATCACCATCAAGGCGAAGGAAATCGCCGAGAAGATCGAGGCCGAGGTCAAGAAGCTCGCTCCGCAGGTGAAAATGCCGGGCTTCCGTCCGGGCAAGGTGCCGGCGAATCTCATCAAGAAGATGCATGGCGAACAGCTGCACGCGCAGACGCTCAACGACGTGATCCGCGATTCGGTCGACGGCCTGATGCGCGACAAGGAACTGCGTCCGGCGATGCAGCCCAAGATCGACCTCGGCGAAGGCTATGAAGAAGGCAAGGATGCCGAGATCACTGTCGAGCTCGAAGTGCTTCCGACCATCGAAGCTCCGACGGTCGACGGCCTGAAGCTGGAACGCCTGACCGTGCCGGTTTCGGACGAAGCGGTCGATGATGCGGTCAAGAGCATTGCTGGCCAGAACAAGGCTTACAAGGACGCTCCGAAGACCAAGAAGGCCGCCGACGGCGACCAGCTGATCATCGATTTCACCGGTCGTCTCGGCGACGAGGAATTCGAAGGCGGCAAGGCCGAAGACGCTCCGCTGGTGATCGGTTCGGGCCAGTTCATCCCCGGCTTCGAAGAACAGCTGGTGGGCGTGAAGACCGGTGACGAGAAGACCATCACCGTTACCTTCCCCGAAGATTACCCGGCCGAGAACCTGAAGGGCCAGGAAGCTCAGTTCGATATCAAGGTGAAGCAGGTGAAGGTCGAGACCGAAACGAAGGTCGACGACGAATTCGCCAAGCAGCTCGGCATCGACAGCCTCGACAAGCTCAAGGAACTGCTCCGCGGCCAGCTGGAACAGCAGACCGCCGGCCTCACCCGTACGCAGATGAAGCGCCAGCTGCTCGATACCCTGGCTGCCGGCCATGACTTCGACGTGCCGGAAGGCATGGTCGACGCCGAATTCCAGCAGATCTGGGCTCAGCTGCAGCAGGAAGCCTCGCGTGAGGAAAATCCGCAGGAAGCGCTGAAGGAAATCCAGGAAGAGCGCGACGATTATCGCAAGATTGCAGAGCGCCGCGTGCGTCTCGGCCTGCTCCTCTCGGAAATCGGCCAGGCCAATGGCGTGGAAGTGACCGGTCAGGAAATGTCGATGCTGATCCAGCAGGCGGCACAGCAGTACCGTCCGGAAGACCGCGATCGCTTCATCCAGTATGTGCAGCAGGAGCCGATGGCAGCAGCCCAGCTTCGCGCGCCGCTTTATGAAGACAAGGTTGTCGACTTCCTCTTCGACAAGGCTGAAATCACCGACCGTGAAGTGACGCAGGAAGAGCTCGAAGCCGCTATCGAGGCAGAAGAGAGCGCAGAAGCGAAGCCGGCTGCGAAGAAGAAGGCTCCGGCCAAGAAGAAGGCCGCTGCCAAGAAGGACGACGCGGACAAGAAGCCGGCTGCAAAGAAGGCTGCTGCCAAGAAGGACGAAGGTGAGAAGAAGCCTGCGGCCAAGAAGGCTCCGGCGAAAAAGGCTGCCGCCAAGAAGGACGAGGGCGAGAAGAAGCCTGCGGCCAAGAAGGCACCTGCCAAGAAGGCAGCAGCGAAAAAGTAA
- a CDS encoding DUF3297 family protein, which produces MSEDNTQDTPPDHLSVNPRSEFFDADKLQRGVGIRFKDRVRTDIEEYCISEGWVRVQAGRSMDRKGQPLTIKLTGPVEAWYEDLGENPPVAKKD; this is translated from the coding sequence ATGAGCGAAGATAACACCCAGGACACCCCGCCTGACCACCTGTCGGTCAACCCGCGGAGCGAGTTTTTCGACGCCGACAAGCTGCAGCGCGGCGTCGGCATCCGGTTCAAGGACCGCGTGCGCACGGACATCGAGGAATATTGCATTTCCGAAGGCTGGGTGCGCGTGCAGGCCGGCCGGTCGATGGACCGCAAGGGCCAGCCGCTGACGATCAAGCTGACCGGTCCGGTCGAAGCCTGGTACGAAGATCTCGGCGAGAACCCGCCGGTCGCCAAGAAAGACTGA